In Desulfomonile tiedjei DSM 6799, a genomic segment contains:
- a CDS encoding NUDIX hydrolase: MTPPDRELTWKVLDKKEDRNYRLFSVHIHKSKSPRTGDVHDFQVLNSPDWVTVIPVTADNNLVFVNQYRHGSGTLSLEPPGGLVKEGQTPEQSAREELEEETGYLADRFELLGWMHPLPALFNNKMYVYYAKNVELTGRINPDETEEIQTVLIPVHDLPRYIQTGRISCGIMIAALHLFLNKQLV; encoded by the coding sequence ATGACCCCACCGGATCGCGAACTCACTTGGAAAGTATTAGATAAAAAAGAAGATAGAAATTATCGCTTGTTTTCCGTGCACATTCATAAAAGTAAGTCACCTCGGACGGGTGATGTTCACGATTTTCAAGTGCTTAACTCGCCGGACTGGGTAACTGTTATCCCGGTTACGGCAGACAATAATCTTGTATTCGTGAACCAATATCGTCACGGCAGTGGAACACTTTCTCTGGAACCTCCCGGAGGACTGGTGAAAGAAGGTCAGACTCCTGAACAGAGCGCACGAGAAGAACTGGAAGAGGAGACAGGATATCTTGCGGATAGATTTGAGCTTCTCGGATGGATGCACCCGCTGCCGGCACTTTTTAATAATAAAATGTACGTGTACTACGCAAAGAATGTCGAGCTTACCGGTCGGATCAATCCCGATGAAACTGAAGAAATACAAACAGTTCTAATCCCGGTTCACGATCTTCCACGTTACATTCAGACAGGCAGAATCAGCTGCGGAATCATGATTGCCGCACTGCATCTGTTCTTAAACAAGCAATTAGTGTAA
- a CDS encoding protein kinase domain-containing protein — translation MNKPGIRAPGHMPHSDDSLVSFRKGSTYKEMGLLNEAISEYEKCLIDPAFRIRALREIGACYFAQNSPEKAERIFLRALLYPQITPHEKAKIYAELAEIYVNQGKFEAALERFLHLRDADPDYLPDLESKIKDLYESLESTFWEEREDIEPVDPDNPPQAGNTFEDARRSSPRVRFSSRIFYSFDETNWSTGYSTDISKSGIFILTYKPVPVGSLVFMKFELPESFGPTPLKILGQTVRQESKRHSKNGVLGMGIQFISVDTKLSEKLKVLIRELQERENQDLASHKEIRFQCEQCGRVVGAEKSFAGQSITCFCGTELSVPFVVHTPTEKNPFQGYLLAGCRMDGVIGSGSAATVYKGHHLALDIPVAIKILSSMQKRIGSQIAKRFLKEARIIARIKHENIVAVMNAGVENGHSFIVMQYVAGRSLAQLLQSKEQIDLNQFIRLFLDVSAALQAAHEHDVVHGDIKPANILITPAGTAMLVDFGLVKDLKSFQEEKTKGLALGTPLYMSPEQAKGEYATEFRSDIYSLGATMYHALAGRPPFYGMTSLEVIRRQISETPTHISELLPDAPHRLADLIMKALEKDPAWRFQSAEALRHELLKISRDVAIDRFKPLLKKRMKSPSEIE, via the coding sequence ATGAACAAGCCGGGAATTCGAGCACCAGGTCATATGCCGCATTCCGACGATTCCTTGGTAAGTTTCCGAAAAGGATCGACATACAAGGAAATGGGATTGCTGAACGAGGCAATTTCAGAATACGAAAAGTGCCTCATAGATCCGGCGTTTAGAATCCGGGCCCTGCGCGAAATCGGCGCGTGCTATTTTGCCCAAAATTCTCCGGAAAAAGCTGAGCGAATTTTCTTACGCGCATTGCTCTATCCTCAAATAACTCCACACGAAAAAGCAAAAATATACGCCGAACTTGCTGAAATCTATGTGAACCAGGGCAAATTCGAGGCCGCGCTGGAAAGATTTCTTCATTTAAGGGATGCAGATCCGGACTATCTGCCCGATCTCGAATCCAAAATTAAAGATCTGTACGAATCTCTTGAATCCACTTTCTGGGAAGAGAGAGAAGATATCGAACCTGTCGACCCGGACAATCCTCCTCAAGCCGGAAATACATTTGAGGACGCAAGAAGAAGTTCGCCCCGGGTGAGGTTTTCCAGCAGGATTTTTTACTCGTTTGACGAAACCAACTGGAGCACGGGATATTCAACCGATATCAGCAAATCGGGCATATTCATACTCACCTACAAGCCCGTTCCCGTGGGAAGTCTGGTTTTCATGAAATTCGAATTGCCGGAGTCCTTTGGGCCGACGCCGCTCAAAATCCTGGGCCAGACTGTGAGGCAGGAATCAAAGAGGCACTCTAAAAACGGCGTTCTCGGCATGGGCATCCAATTTATTTCCGTAGACACCAAATTATCCGAGAAACTTAAAGTCCTGATTCGGGAACTCCAGGAACGTGAGAACCAGGATTTAGCATCCCACAAGGAAATACGGTTCCAATGTGAACAGTGCGGTAGAGTGGTGGGCGCTGAAAAATCCTTTGCCGGACAGTCCATCACGTGTTTTTGCGGAACAGAGCTTTCCGTCCCCTTTGTAGTCCATACTCCCACTGAAAAGAATCCTTTTCAAGGGTATCTTCTTGCAGGTTGCCGAATGGACGGGGTGATTGGTTCAGGTAGTGCAGCTACCGTGTACAAAGGACACCACCTCGCCTTGGATATCCCCGTTGCTATCAAAATACTCAGCTCGATGCAGAAGCGGATCGGCAGCCAAATAGCCAAACGATTTCTCAAAGAAGCGCGGATTATTGCGAGAATCAAGCACGAGAACATTGTTGCAGTAATGAACGCGGGAGTGGAAAACGGGCACAGTTTCATTGTCATGCAGTACGTTGCCGGTCGCAGCCTGGCGCAATTGCTGCAAAGTAAAGAACAGATCGATCTGAATCAGTTTATTCGGCTTTTCCTTGATGTAAGTGCCGCATTGCAGGCTGCTCATGAACACGACGTCGTGCACGGCGACATTAAGCCTGCCAATATACTGATTACTCCTGCAGGAACAGCGATGCTCGTTGACTTCGGTCTGGTAAAGGATCTTAAGTCCTTTCAAGAAGAAAAGACGAAAGGCCTGGCATTGGGAACTCCGCTTTACATGTCCCCGGAACAGGCAAAGGGCGAATACGCTACGGAATTTCGATCTGACATCTATTCACTGGGAGCTACCATGTATCACGCATTGGCGGGTAGGCCTCCCTTCTATGGAATGACGAGCCTGGAAGTGATCAGGAGACAAATCTCCGAGACTCCCACACATATTTCGGAACTCCTCCCTGATGCTCCTCACAGATTGGCCGATCTCATTATGAAAGCCTTGGAAAAAGATCCTGCATGGCGATTTCAGTCGGCTGAAGCTCTGAGACACGAATTACTGAAAATATCGAGGGACGTGGCAATCGATCGATTCAAACCACTTCTGAAGAAGAGGATGAAATCTCCGTCTGAAATAGAATGA
- the rny gene encoding ribonuclease Y, with the protein MESIPYLIPALIAVILGVGGGYALARFLDKSWVQSAKTEAEEIVKTASKEAETIKKEALLQAKDKLFQARTDLENEIRERRSELSAREVRLVKKEENLERKASQLESKEALIAKHEKDIEQGFKRAKDKEKDADALFKKQAEKLEQLAGLSAQEAKEILLKNVEDETRIESARIIRQIEEETHAQSDKKAKEIIATAVGRYAADYIAERTVSVVNLPNEEMKGRIIGREGRNIRAIEAATGIDLIIDDTPEAVILSGYNSIRREVARMALERLINDGRIHPARIEEVVKKVTLEMEEAIVEAGEQASFDVGVHGINPELIKLLGKLKYRTSFAQNVYQHSVEVAFLSGIMAAELGLNPKKAKRAGLLHDIGKAIDHEVEGAHAVIGADIARRYGESGLIVNAIAAHHGDEEPTSMIAVLVQAADTLSAARPGARREMLENYVKRLEDLERIADSFKGVSKSFAIQAGREIRIIVENSNIGDEGLSLLARDIRKKIEKELSYPGQIKIVVIREARAVEFAR; encoded by the coding sequence GTGGAATCGATTCCCTATTTGATTCCAGCCCTTATCGCGGTCATCCTCGGGGTTGGGGGTGGTTATGCTCTCGCGAGATTCCTTGACAAGAGTTGGGTCCAATCAGCTAAAACAGAAGCCGAGGAGATTGTAAAAACCGCGTCTAAGGAGGCGGAAACAATCAAGAAAGAGGCCCTTCTCCAGGCCAAGGATAAACTATTCCAGGCCAGGACGGACTTGGAAAATGAAATCAGAGAACGACGATCGGAATTATCCGCACGCGAAGTTCGCCTTGTAAAGAAGGAAGAGAATCTCGAGCGAAAGGCTTCACAACTCGAAAGCAAAGAAGCCTTAATTGCAAAACACGAGAAAGATATCGAACAGGGATTCAAGCGCGCCAAAGATAAAGAGAAAGACGCGGATGCGCTTTTCAAAAAACAGGCTGAAAAACTCGAACAACTCGCAGGTCTCTCTGCTCAGGAAGCAAAAGAGATCCTCCTGAAGAATGTCGAAGATGAGACGCGTATTGAAAGCGCTCGTATCATCCGCCAGATAGAAGAAGAAACCCACGCTCAATCCGACAAAAAAGCAAAAGAAATTATCGCTACGGCTGTGGGGAGATACGCGGCAGATTACATTGCCGAACGTACGGTTTCAGTGGTTAATCTTCCCAACGAAGAAATGAAGGGAAGGATTATCGGCCGGGAAGGCAGGAATATCAGGGCCATAGAAGCCGCCACAGGAATCGATCTGATAATTGACGATACCCCTGAAGCAGTCATCTTGTCGGGTTACAATTCCATACGTCGCGAAGTTGCCCGTATGGCTTTGGAACGGCTCATCAATGACGGCCGGATTCATCCGGCGCGTATTGAAGAAGTAGTCAAGAAAGTCACTCTGGAAATGGAGGAAGCCATAGTCGAAGCGGGCGAACAGGCGAGCTTTGACGTTGGAGTTCACGGAATCAACCCGGAGTTGATCAAGCTATTGGGAAAGCTGAAATACAGGACATCCTTTGCACAGAACGTCTATCAGCATTCCGTTGAGGTGGCTTTTCTCAGCGGCATTATGGCCGCTGAACTCGGACTGAATCCCAAGAAGGCGAAAAGGGCGGGACTGCTCCACGATATCGGAAAGGCCATCGACCACGAGGTGGAAGGTGCTCATGCAGTAATCGGAGCCGATATTGCCAGACGCTACGGGGAATCGGGTCTGATAGTGAATGCCATCGCGGCTCATCATGGCGATGAAGAACCGACCAGCATGATCGCAGTCCTCGTGCAGGCTGCGGATACGCTGTCTGCGGCCAGACCGGGTGCACGGCGAGAAATGCTGGAAAATTATGTGAAACGGCTCGAAGATCTCGAACGGATTGCCGATTCCTTCAAAGGTGTCAGCAAATCTTTTGCAATCCAGGCAGGTCGTGAAATCAGAATCATTGTAGAGAACTCGAATATCGGAGACGAGGGGTTGTCTCTCCTTGCACGCGACATTCGTAAGAAAATCGAAAAAGAACTGTCCTATCCCGGACAGATTAAGATAGTGGTCATTCGTGAAGCGCGGGCTGTGGAGTTTGCCCGCTAA
- the nrfD gene encoding NrfD/PsrC family molybdoenzyme membrane anchor subunit, with translation METAVLYNVPHEIPWKIYIPLYFYFTGLSAGSFILSTLSTVFGVKRFKPMALPAAIISFFLLLLAPACLILDLHQPTRFWHTLVPEFFNNTSALSYGSWLLTLYPIANLVYIYFIFVKNDRITKILGTFTVPLAIFVHAYTGFAFALVRARAWWHSALMPGYFLTSALLSGIALLFVVALAMDRFRKEPLELELYTSLRWMMVGILLTDLFWNGSFWLTLLVSNADGHASILYALHEKLYLWGEVIMGMLVPLGILVVPWTRENKVWVCLASILIICGVFLMRYSVVFIGFDIPLS, from the coding sequence ATGGAAACCGCGGTTCTGTACAACGTTCCTCACGAAATTCCCTGGAAGATCTACATCCCGTTATATTTCTACTTCACAGGTCTTTCTGCAGGGTCGTTCATCCTTTCCACGTTGTCCACGGTTTTCGGAGTCAAACGGTTCAAGCCTATGGCTCTCCCTGCGGCAATCATTTCCTTCTTCTTGTTGTTGCTCGCGCCGGCTTGCCTGATCCTGGATCTGCATCAGCCCACACGATTCTGGCACACGCTGGTACCCGAGTTTTTCAACAACACCTCCGCGCTTTCATACGGTTCCTGGCTGCTGACACTCTACCCCATTGCGAACCTGGTTTATATCTACTTCATTTTTGTGAAGAACGATCGCATCACGAAGATCCTGGGAACCTTTACCGTTCCTCTGGCCATATTCGTGCATGCGTATACGGGTTTTGCATTCGCCCTTGTACGGGCAAGAGCATGGTGGCATTCCGCTCTGATGCCGGGGTACTTTCTTACTTCCGCTCTACTTTCCGGGATTGCACTGCTCTTTGTCGTGGCTCTGGCCATGGATCGGTTCAGAAAGGAGCCGCTGGAGCTGGAGCTGTACACCAGTCTTCGGTGGATGATGGTCGGGATTCTCCTTACGGATCTTTTCTGGAATGGCAGCTTCTGGTTGACTCTGCTGGTATCCAATGCAGACGGGCATGCCTCGATCCTTTATGCGCTCCACGAGAAGCTCTATCTCTGGGGTGAAGTGATTATGGGAATGCTGGTTCCCCTCGGCATTCTGGTGGTTCCCTGGACCAGAGAAAATAAAGTGTGGGTCTGTCTGGCGTCGATTCTGATCATCTGCGGCGTGTTTCTCATGCGCTATTCCGTAGTGTTCATAGGGTTCGATATTCCGCTGAGCTGA
- a CDS encoding helix-turn-helix domain-containing protein has protein sequence MKPDNSDASPKSIKARAEPKPRTVLDANIADSIDLLVEYLVDNKIRGIHPLIMGEVEKRLIIKVLERSRGNKLQAARLLGMSRNTFSRKIQRLVDSEEYPKTETEA, from the coding sequence ATGAAGCCAGACAACAGTGATGCGAGTCCAAAATCGATAAAGGCTCGTGCGGAACCAAAGCCTCGCACGGTTCTCGATGCGAATATTGCGGACTCTATTGATTTGCTGGTGGAATATTTAGTCGACAACAAGATTCGAGGAATCCACCCGTTGATTATGGGCGAAGTGGAAAAACGCCTTATCATTAAAGTTCTCGAGCGCAGTCGCGGCAACAAGTTACAAGCTGCACGATTGCTGGGCATGAGTCGAAACACGTTCTCTCGGAAGATTCAGCGATTGGTGGATTCCGAAGAATACCCGAAGACTGAAACGGAAGCCTAA
- a CDS encoding PilZ domain-containing protein, protein MRETPRKYPVFNIAIFDVDDPTNEGCIQDITDRGIQISGISIKPQQKKTFMIQADQFDNVRPFSFDAECKWCRPATDDEPCACGFEIITISDHDREELLKIIEMLSLSD, encoded by the coding sequence ATGAGGGAAACGCCCAGAAAATACCCGGTCTTCAACATTGCCATTTTCGATGTGGACGACCCCACGAACGAAGGCTGCATACAGGATATAACCGATAGAGGTATCCAAATCAGCGGAATCAGTATTAAACCCCAGCAGAAAAAAACCTTTATGATTCAAGCAGATCAATTCGACAATGTGCGTCCTTTTTCTTTTGACGCAGAATGCAAATGGTGCCGGCCGGCCACCGACGATGAACCCTGCGCCTGCGGATTCGAAATTATTACAATTTCAGACCACGACCGTGAAGAACTCCTCAAGATAATCGAAATGCTCTCCTTATCGGACTAG
- a CDS encoding molybdopterin-dependent oxidoreductase — translation MKDYTRREFIRLATLMGGVSLFAGCTLLGSSESVPKYSEGAPGVDPLENTIGVRNVYTVCGACLGNCGICCRVAEGTLVKIGGNPYNPVAVSSPLPFDTSLQEAAIRSGAVCAIGGSGIQTLYNPFRVAKPLKRVGPRGSAKWAGISWDQAIQEILDGGDLFGEGKVLGLREIKQSGQNVGFLAGRADWGSLHFIRSFVDAFPGAVLLRNRDQMTEDIDKAAIQAVFGGGTGLVAPDYASVKFLLSFGDAPLDSGIPLVSIARQIADARVGESSMKWAVADPRLSTSGSKADVWLPVIPGKDLELACGIMRSLVDRYPSVKQIQDLKLKSMVESRTVAEFAGECGISHQLIDRVADLLVQAGPKSAAVPGRGILSGKDGITAAKAVYTLNTMVGSEPGTGGLIARTDGFLEEIATVKRAIKEISGSDKTKTMKALLSWQADPAYHDPYVTELLAERGNPALFVAIDTEITETTACADYILPDTTYLERYDICTLPASVSANGIGVRKPVVGGFDPEKGRYIPILPETRLMEEIVHQIGTSLELPGFEAPKNESGKTWSVQAYYRGMLAIILENMKSSGFRISGDSDEVEKVLERGGIFPSRSAVSRRASSSVPESHVYWPEVPPQQPLETDISDGFLLISYTLPFHRQPDSSLNSWLLEVLPENKLAVSSQDAARLKIRQNDTVTVSSPDGKIKTTCKAQVLPGMRPGVVALARGFGYRQSGAARQVIDGITQTADRTRGAGVNPAVLLSKGIRKVKITAA, via the coding sequence ATGAAGGACTATACAAGAAGAGAATTCATCCGATTGGCAACCCTCATGGGAGGTGTATCGCTATTTGCGGGATGCACACTCCTTGGGTCGTCCGAATCGGTCCCGAAATACAGCGAAGGCGCTCCGGGTGTGGATCCTCTGGAAAACACCATCGGAGTGCGCAACGTTTACACGGTCTGCGGAGCATGCCTCGGAAACTGCGGCATATGCTGCAGGGTGGCAGAAGGAACGCTCGTCAAGATTGGCGGTAATCCTTACAATCCTGTTGCCGTTTCATCTCCTTTACCGTTCGATACATCTCTCCAGGAGGCAGCCATCCGATCGGGGGCAGTCTGCGCCATCGGGGGCAGCGGAATCCAAACCCTGTACAATCCCTTCAGAGTAGCAAAACCGCTCAAGAGAGTCGGGCCCCGCGGTTCGGCAAAATGGGCTGGCATTTCCTGGGATCAGGCCATCCAGGAAATCCTGGATGGCGGCGATCTGTTTGGAGAAGGAAAAGTATTAGGGCTCAGAGAGATAAAGCAATCCGGTCAGAATGTGGGATTTCTCGCAGGACGTGCGGACTGGGGTTCTCTGCATTTCATCCGTTCTTTTGTGGATGCTTTTCCCGGAGCAGTTCTCCTTCGCAATCGCGATCAGATGACGGAAGACATCGATAAAGCCGCAATTCAAGCGGTGTTCGGCGGGGGAACAGGTCTTGTGGCACCGGATTACGCATCGGTCAAGTTTCTCCTGAGTTTTGGCGATGCTCCGCTGGATTCGGGAATACCGCTGGTGTCGATAGCCCGCCAGATTGCAGATGCCAGGGTTGGCGAATCGAGCATGAAATGGGCTGTTGCGGACCCGCGACTCTCTACGTCCGGCTCGAAAGCCGATGTATGGCTTCCCGTAATACCCGGAAAAGACCTGGAGCTTGCTTGCGGCATAATGAGATCCCTTGTGGATCGCTATCCGTCCGTGAAGCAGATTCAGGATCTGAAGCTCAAGAGCATGGTGGAAAGCCGAACGGTTGCCGAGTTCGCGGGGGAATGCGGAATCTCTCACCAGTTGATCGATCGCGTTGCAGATCTCTTGGTTCAGGCAGGACCAAAATCCGCGGCAGTGCCGGGGAGAGGTATTCTTTCTGGGAAAGATGGCATAACAGCTGCCAAAGCAGTTTACACTTTGAATACCATGGTTGGATCGGAACCGGGTACTGGTGGACTCATCGCTCGAACAGACGGATTCCTCGAAGAGATTGCGACAGTCAAGCGTGCGATAAAGGAAATTTCCGGGTCGGATAAGACGAAAACCATGAAAGCTCTCCTGAGCTGGCAAGCGGACCCTGCGTACCATGACCCGTATGTGACGGAATTACTTGCCGAAAGAGGCAATCCTGCGCTGTTTGTGGCGATCGACACCGAAATAACCGAAACCACGGCATGTGCGGATTATATCCTTCCGGATACTACCTATCTTGAACGCTATGATATTTGCACCCTGCCTGCTTCAGTCAGCGCGAACGGTATTGGCGTGCGAAAACCGGTTGTCGGAGGATTCGATCCGGAAAAGGGCCGGTATATTCCTATTCTTCCGGAGACCCGGCTCATGGAAGAAATCGTACACCAGATCGGTACCAGTCTGGAGTTGCCGGGATTCGAGGCTCCGAAGAACGAATCCGGAAAGACCTGGTCTGTTCAAGCGTATTACCGGGGAATGCTTGCGATCATATTGGAAAACATGAAGAGTTCCGGATTCCGCATTTCCGGCGATTCCGATGAGGTCGAGAAGGTGCTGGAACGAGGGGGAATTTTCCCTTCACGATCCGCAGTTTCCAGACGGGCCTCCAGCTCCGTGCCTGAATCCCATGTATACTGGCCGGAAGTCCCTCCGCAGCAACCATTGGAGACGGATATTTCGGATGGATTTCTGCTCATTTCTTACACTCTGCCGTTTCACAGACAGCCGGACAGCAGCTTGAACAGTTGGCTCCTGGAAGTTCTACCCGAGAACAAATTGGCTGTGAGTTCGCAAGACGCCGCCAGGCTGAAAATTCGGCAAAACGATACCGTGACGGTTTCGAGCCCGGACGGAAAGATCAAAACAACCTGCAAGGCCCAAGTCTTACCAGGGATGCGACCCGGCGTAGTCGCGTTGGCTCGAGGATTCGGTTACCGGCAATCCGGCGCTGCACGGCAAGTCATAGACGGGATCACGCAAACCGCAGACAGAACCCGAGGTGCAGGAGTGAACCCGGCAGTGCTCCTATCCAAAGGCATACGAAAAGTCAAAATCACCGCCGCGTAA
- the dusB gene encoding tRNA dihydrouridine synthase DusB has translation MRIGNLETYGNVFLAPMAGITDTPFRTLVQSFGVSAVWTEMLSAAAIAGNRNEFRTVDLEGHVVPTIFQISGKDPSLMAAAAERLQDMGAAAVDVNMGCPARKIVGRGEGAALMKDASLAGRLVAAIRKCLKIPVTAKIRSGWDNTNQNAAHMAKILESEGADAIIVHSRSRSHRHSGPPSLSVIREVKEAVNIPVIGNGGIMEVQDAVTMMNESECDGIMIGRGALGKPWLPGQILERFGFASGLPARFTTIFEVIRHHFEMELNWWGAARAVLRMRKHLAWYSRGLIGGAEYRKTVFQMDDPSSIMQCTEHFFGKVGIS, from the coding sequence ATGAGAATAGGGAATCTTGAAACGTACGGAAACGTCTTTCTCGCTCCTATGGCGGGAATTACGGACACTCCGTTCAGAACGCTCGTACAATCTTTTGGGGTTTCTGCTGTCTGGACTGAAATGTTGAGCGCAGCAGCAATCGCTGGAAATAGAAATGAGTTTCGCACCGTAGATCTCGAAGGGCACGTGGTACCGACGATATTCCAGATTTCCGGAAAAGACCCGAGTCTCATGGCTGCCGCTGCGGAACGGCTCCAGGACATGGGAGCAGCCGCGGTAGACGTGAACATGGGATGTCCTGCCCGAAAGATCGTGGGAAGAGGTGAAGGTGCGGCTCTGATGAAAGACGCGTCCCTTGCAGGTCGGCTTGTCGCTGCAATTCGCAAATGCCTGAAAATTCCTGTCACGGCGAAAATCAGGTCGGGTTGGGACAACACGAATCAAAATGCTGCTCACATGGCGAAGATACTGGAATCTGAAGGTGCCGATGCCATTATTGTCCATAGCAGGAGCCGATCTCACAGGCATTCCGGACCCCCGTCCCTGTCGGTAATTCGTGAAGTGAAGGAGGCTGTCAATATTCCAGTCATCGGCAACGGCGGGATCATGGAAGTCCAGGATGCGGTCACGATGATGAATGAATCCGAATGTGACGGGATCATGATCGGAAGAGGCGCATTGGGGAAGCCATGGCTGCCCGGTCAGATTCTGGAACGGTTCGGATTCGCAAGCGGATTACCTGCCCGGTTCACCACAATATTTGAGGTGATCCGACATCACTTCGAAATGGAGCTGAATTGGTGGGGCGCAGCCCGTGCCGTTCTGAGAATGCGCAAACATTTAGCATGGTACTCTCGTGGATTGATCGGGGGTGCAGAGTATCGCAAAACGGTATTTCAGATGGACGATCCATCTTCGATTATGCAATGCACTGAACATTTTTTTGGGAAGGTCGGGATTTCATGA
- a CDS encoding 4Fe-4S double cluster binding domain-containing protein — MKTTQLRKLTQDWGADFTGIADLQLLRGIKTEPANLLDGYSRAVSIAVRLSDGVFDGIVDAPTPLYQQHYLKVNSFLDDLAVRVTQYLQKHGAKALPIPASQVLDRVNWNSYISHKAVALAAGIGWQGKSLLIVNPQCGPRIRLVTVLTDALLETDEPLKNRCGKCTSCTEACPAQAIKNVNTEYHFRDRDEALHFERCVEKVVDDFAKRPFIEHPICGICIKACPWGKEKKKRSRNPKTESLLPAT, encoded by the coding sequence TTGAAAACAACTCAACTCAGAAAATTAACCCAGGATTGGGGAGCAGATTTTACCGGAATAGCCGATCTTCAATTGCTCCGTGGCATAAAAACGGAACCCGCGAATCTTCTGGATGGCTATTCTCGCGCGGTAAGCATTGCCGTACGGCTTTCTGACGGAGTTTTCGACGGGATAGTCGATGCACCCACTCCGCTGTACCAGCAGCACTATCTCAAAGTAAACAGTTTTCTCGACGATTTGGCTGTGCGCGTCACGCAATATCTTCAGAAACATGGTGCGAAAGCATTGCCGATTCCTGCATCTCAAGTGCTGGATCGGGTTAACTGGAACTCTTATATTTCTCACAAAGCGGTTGCTCTCGCTGCTGGAATAGGATGGCAAGGCAAGAGCTTGTTGATCGTAAATCCGCAGTGCGGACCCCGCATCAGACTTGTCACCGTCCTTACCGACGCGCTTTTGGAAACTGACGAGCCGCTCAAGAATCGATGCGGAAAATGCACTTCCTGCACGGAAGCATGCCCGGCTCAGGCCATAAAGAACGTCAACACAGAGTACCATTTCCGGGACAGAGATGAAGCATTGCATTTCGAGCGCTGTGTGGAAAAAGTGGTAGATGATTTTGCCAAACGCCCGTTTATAGAGCATCCTATTTGTGGCATATGCATAAAAGCCTGTCCATGGGGAAAAGAAAAGAAGAAGCGTTCAAGAAACCCCAAAACGGAGTCTCTTCTGCCTGCCACGTGA
- a CDS encoding cell division protein ZapA has product MFGREYSVKGHGDRRYVQRLAEFIQQRAEAIEKQAAVVSTLDLVILTLLNVTDELYQYKRVKEQTIRELEEKTEKLLESIDRVI; this is encoded by the coding sequence TTGTTTGGTCGTGAATATAGTGTAAAAGGGCATGGTGACAGGCGTTACGTTCAAAGGCTTGCTGAGTTCATTCAACAGAGGGCCGAAGCGATTGAGAAACAGGCTGCGGTCGTCTCAACCTTAGATCTGGTCATACTGACCCTCTTAAACGTTACTGACGAGTTATATCAATATAAACGGGTTAAAGAGCAGACAATACGAGAGTTGGAGGAAAAAACCGAAAAGCTTCTCGAATCGATTGATCGTGTCATTTGA
- a CDS encoding 4Fe-4S dicluster domain-containing protein, with translation MSSNSQPQYGIDRTGDAVQKTAPEKPKRWAMIVDQRRCIGCHSCTIACKSENNVPLGYWRSWVKGIQKGSFPEVSNMFLRRLCNQCEVAPCVQVCPVQATVRRDEDGVVIMYYGKCIGCGMCISACPYDARFFNPVRHTADKCDFCATRVDNGLQPACVEACVSRALTFGDMNDPQSDLSKKLATIPTGVLKPELGTHPKVFYVQADNDLIGRIKFSDNFTEQVIEYNRSIPSPDASYWKNGKDK, from the coding sequence ATGAGCAGCAACTCGCAACCACAGTATGGAATCGATCGCACGGGCGATGCGGTCCAAAAGACCGCCCCGGAGAAGCCCAAGCGCTGGGCGATGATTGTAGATCAGCGCCGGTGCATCGGTTGTCATAGCTGCACCATAGCGTGCAAGAGCGAGAATAATGTTCCTCTCGGATATTGGCGCTCCTGGGTGAAGGGGATCCAGAAAGGCTCCTTCCCTGAAGTGAGCAATATGTTTCTGCGCCGTTTATGCAATCAGTGCGAAGTTGCTCCCTGTGTCCAGGTATGTCCGGTTCAGGCAACTGTACGGAGAGACGAGGACGGCGTAGTCATCATGTACTACGGAAAATGCATCGGCTGCGGCATGTGCATATCAGCGTGTCCGTACGATGCGAGATTCTTCAACCCGGTTCGCCACACTGCCGATAAATGCGATTTCTGCGCTACCCGCGTGGATAACGGTCTACAGCCTGCCTGCGTGGAGGCGTGTGTTTCCCGGGCGCTGACCTTCGGAGACATGAACGATCCTCAATCCGATCTCTCGAAAAAGCTGGCAACCATTCCTACGGGAGTGTTGAAACCGGAGCTTGGGACACATCCCAAAGTGTTTTACGTTCAAGCCGACAATGATTTGATCGGCAGAATCAAATTTTCGGACAATTTCACAGAGCAGGTCATTGAGTATAATCGCAGCATACCGAGCCCGGATGCTTCTTATTGGAAGAACGGAAAAGATAAGTAA